The following is a genomic window from Gasterosteus aculeatus unplaced genomic scaffold, fGasAcu3.hap1.1 HAP1_SCAFFOLD_120, whole genome shotgun sequence.
ATAGAATTAATGAAAGGCCTCAATTCTCTTCTGCCACAAAATACGTGTTATCACTGAAAGTAAAATCACTGAAACTCAAAGAAAGAcgttggaggaagaagaggagaggatcaTCTCAGATGATCAGTGTTGTTCTGTGGGCCTCGTCCGCTGGAATCAGTGCTGTTTGGGGCGTTTGGGGTCGTACTTGATGAGCAGGCCGAGGGAGGCGAAGCCGAACAGAAAGGTCTGCACCGCCCACAGGAAGCGAGTGGCCGCGTCGCTGATGCCTTTGTTGCTGCGGAGAAGACAACAATGAACCAGCCGCCGCTTTCACTGCGTCCGAAATCCTGACGCGGCCGCTCGCTTGGCATCGTTTGCCACCTGAACCTCTACTTCTCTGCACAAATGTGCCAACACACAATTGGGACTGAATGTAGAGCATGCTGGTCATCTCTGCATGATCAAAATTAGACAATTACACCTGAGATTtgttgtgaaacaaaaaacagatgaCAAATGGAAGCTTCTGGAGGCTGATTTATTCAGATGTTTAAGGCATTTAAGTTGTTTGTGGCCTTTGGGGGGAGATGAAACTTTCTAAATAGAAGGTTGTGTCAGAAATGCGGTTGCATCCTCATCTACTACAAATGGAATAGCTTCCTGTCTTCCTTACCTGCACACCCGTAATGCGATGTAGGCCTCAGTGACGTGGATGGCCCAGGACGCCCACCACCTGGAACAGACACACGTGCGTGACACGATTGGAATACTCTGTAAGTAACAAAGTACTtgtaacttttaaaaaaagttgaaatcCAGCCACGCCGTGTGAGAACATGGCCAAACATTTTTGTCTCCCCTCAAGCAAAGCTGAGTAACACCCCACAATGCAACAGTGCtggcttgaaaaacaaaacaaaacagtcaCGTGACAACCTCCAAAACGAGATTAACGGCCGGCCGGCGGGTCACATGActcaaacaacagcaaaacatttATCCTCTGATTGCCGTCTTCACGCTCTGCTGGTGCTTCGGCTTAAAGGCCTAATTAGCAGAACTTCACGCCGGTGGAGGTGTGAACGGCTGCAGCTGATTGGTTTTCAGCCCACTGATGGTACTTTGCGCGTCGTCTGACTGGAAGAGATGCCGCTCCGCTGAGGCAATCTGCTGGTTGCCTTTCATTCTAATTAGGCAACATCACAACCTTCTACCTGAGGGGGGGGCGACTGCTATCAAGGAAGAGGGATCACATGTCAGGAGGAGATCAAGGAGAACACCGTGGTAACCGGAGGCCGAGTGTCCGCTTACCCTTTGTACATAATGCCAGCATAGTTATCCACCAGGTGCCTGCAGAAGC
Proteins encoded in this region:
- the LOC120820959 gene encoding transmembrane protein 254; the encoded protein is MAKSDGCDYFKRTSTFWIVFVILGMGYYTWIVFAPETIPFEQLGPFGSFCRHLVDNYAGIMYKGWWASWAIHVTEAYIALRVCSNKGISDAATRFLWAVQTFLFGFASLGLLIKYDPKRPKQH